CCTACTCCTACTTGTCTGTCCGTACTTCAAGTGTTACTCGGGTTGGAAAGCTGAAACTGTGATGCAACAGGGTTCTATTTTGGCTCCATGGTAGAGCCCCCGAGGGCCCGGCCTACATGATGGAGCAGGTGAAGCCACAGCACTCCTTCAGCAGGGACAGGCCTGTCTTGGTGAAGGGGGACGAGGTCTGCTGGGCCCTGGACGTTAGCCGTCTGGCTGGAATTTGACCtggggaagaggaggtggagtcAGTCAGAGGATATGGGGATGTACCAGGTGGAGCACTggtgatgcagtagtagatcagaCATAATGACACACGCATTCAGACTCACCCAGACACAAGGGTACGcagacacatgcatgcacacacacagatgatctGATATGAGCAGAATACACGCTGATGAAAACTAATTTTGCTCGGTGGGGAGCCAGTTCAAAGATGTATGCATTTTTGTGGGTGAAAAACATTGTTtcaaaaataaatgcttcagtagGGAAGAAAGAATTTAACAAGAAAGAGGCGCAAAACTGTCCAAAGAAATCGTCATCAAATCAAGGCCACTGACTCTTACTGCCTCAAAGTGAATACTTGAAACCGTTGAGACATACAATTGAGCATTTGAATGGAAAATAATAACTCactatgaccacacacacacacacacacacacacacacacctttcttctTGGAGTTTCTGGGGAACTTGGACTGGAGGAAATCAGCCATTTCTTtgtcctcctccctttccctgtAGAGGAGAGAAAAATGGATGAGTGGAACTTGAAACGCTACATTTCTGTCTGTTCCTGCTAGCGATGACTAAGACTCCATATCCTCATGCCCTTTCTCCCTGGGTGTCTTCACATGCCTCAAAAACAATCAATTAATACCTcgtattgtatttgtatttgtatttcggggggggggggggggggacaaggcAGATGGAACAGAGTTCTGTAACATAGGTGGTTCAGAACCACGCTCCCGTGATGACCTGGTTTGAGACCTGACGACATACTGTATGTACGTTGGGACCCCAAGGTaaaatgcctaggctttagctcagagaGCTAACAGTGTTCTGGTGAGCATGACACCTGGTTTCGAACCCCAGTCGGTCACACTTGCCTTAGCCTCTCAAACTCCACATCGTCAACAAGGAAATCTCTGGTCTCCACCAGCTTGTGGATCTGCTGGAGAAGatcctcctctttctgtctgtcctcgtTGGACTTGTCATTGTCTGTAACAGACAAAATGTTATGAGTTTGATCACTTTGGTCATGATAATGTATGATTACACAGTGTCTCATTCCCCAAGTCGATATTAACACATTGTAATCATTACTGACACATGACATACATTTTGTGCTTGGCGAAGGATTTAATGATCTCACTTACGACTGGATTCAGACTGTGGTGCTGTAGAGCTGCGCTACAGGgtgatagaaatgtaaaggtagtGTTCCAGTGTTAGATGAGACTGCATTCCCGGtgaacgctgcatatgtcggctcaatggGAAATGACCTTTACCTTTAAATTGCTCTAGAGCGCTGAACTTCAGCGATATGGATTGAATACAGCCTTAATCATTATTTTACAGCACTTACAACTCATGAAAAATCAGAAATCAGAAAATCCACAACAATTTACAACAAAGGTTTTATGAAGCACAAATTGTGTTAGGTCCCACATGCAGTGGATACATTTTGACAAAAGAAACAGATCACCAGATGCAATTTTCTGCTTACATTCTTATCAAACTTAATGTGTCAATGCCATTATCTTCACAGAACCCACTAAATCTTCCCCAAACCCAGGATAGAGGTgctgagtgaatgtggtctggacTCTATGGAGGAGGGTCATTGAGACGCCATAGAAGGACAGAGTTCCTTCCTTGTGGTCCAGGTACACTCCTACTCTGGAAGAGCAGGGGACAGGGATATCAGTCTGTTTATCATTGTGGTAGAAGGTGCAGCTATAGTCAGAGCAGATTAAACACCAGGATTGATCATTCTTCCCAAACAAACTGCCTCTGTCTTTTCTGCTGATCCCTTGATATGAGACGGCTATACAAACTGACCCATCCCCGTCCCAGTGTACCTCCCAGTAGCAGGCTCCAGACAGACCCTCCCTACACGGCACCTGGGGGTAGAAGGTAaatctgtctggatggtcagGATATTCCAACAACTGACACTGGTCCCATTTAACATCTCTGTTCCCCACCGACAGATACAGTTTGTTATGTGCTGTGTTGGGATCCAATGTGAGCTGATCATTTCCAGATATCTTGGCCACTTCCTCCTCCAATACATCCTCCAGTCGTTCTTTTAGTCCGGAGACTGATTTCTTCACATCTTCAAAGGAGACATGTTGGTAGACAGTGCTAGGTAAGGCTTCAGATGCAGGAGTGACACAGAGAGACTGGACAGTCTGGAGGAAATGGATGTGGTCCTCAGTTTCCTCCAGCTCATTGCCTCTCCTCCTCAGCTCAACCACCTCCTGCTCCAGTCGCACCAATCGCTCTTCAACATGAATCCCTTCAGCCCTCTCCCGGGCTATGATCAGCTTCTTCACCTCAGAGTGCCTTTTCTCAATGGAACAGATCATGCTAGTAAAGATACTTCCACTGTTCTTCACCGCACCCTATGTAGATCGCTTGAGTGACTTCATAGCCTTTCTTACTTTATTATTCTCTTGGATTCTCTGCTGGAATGTCTCCCCCAACTCATGTTTTTTTCATGGCCTTTATGTTCATCTAACAAACACTGATAACAGATAAACTGCTGATCGGACCGGCAGTAAACCTCTAGTAGTTTATCATGATGAGAGCAGATCTTCTCCTGtagctgtgtggtgtgtgtaggagATTCATAGTGAGGCTTGAGGTGAGTCTCACAGCAAGAGGCCAGACACACCAGACAGGACTTGACAGCTTTGAGTTTTCTCCCAGAACAAAAATCTCACTCCATTTCTCAAAAATCAGCATAAcagtgagctggaggagcaggttaGAGGCCTGTCTTCAGATTCAGAAGTCAGACAACAGAGTGTTTTTCTTCAGAACAGGCCTTTGGATAAATCTTTCCATACACAGAGGGCAACTGTAGAAACCCTTGTGGTCATCCTGATCCCAGCTGCCCTCAATACAGCCCATACAGTAGCTGTATCCACAGGAAGTAGTCACTGGGTCTTTTAGTAGATCCAGACAAATTGAACAACTGATCGAGTATACTATCCCCTCGTATACCTTAACTGGCAATATTGATATTGTGGCAGATTATAACCAATGCCAGCCATAGTTAACCATATAGGCTATAAAGTTATGGCTACAGGTTAAATAATTTAAAGCTCAGATTTTCTCCCCATCATAACCATCAAGGGGGGTAAATAACAGTGGTTTCTTGAAAAGGGGAGAATTTATGCTTTCCCAAAGTATTACTTTAATCCTAATATTTAAATAGCATTAGTTTTCCCCTAATATTCAACCATTTGCATTAGTTTTTCCCCATAGGAAAAAAGCAACCTCAACACGCATTTGCAGACCGCTGCGCGAGAGCAGCAACACAGACGGATGAATAACAGCTCTCATGGGAAAATAGAGCTTCTGATGTGATCAAAGCAAAAATATCCTACATGAAAGTAAGAAAGAGAGTAAAGAGTAAACATTATTGTTTCTAGTTGAGGTCAATTACAAGACAAGTGTGGCACCTGACCTTGCATCAATTCAAAAGATTGACGAGTGACTGTTGTCACCGCCTGGGAGTTGTGTGGGAGAGCCCGGCAActgaaaatacattttaagaGGATTGGAAAGCAGATGAAAATGACATTTTCATCTGTTTTGTCCAATCCTAAGAATATGAACGCATGCAGAATATTTAATGTAATCCTCTCAATGGCAGAATTGACATCTTTCAGTTGCGATGTCTGATGGAGCTGATCTGGCCGGCTCTCCCACACAGTTCCCAGGGGGTCACTTCAGTCATTTGTCAATATTTTGAACTGATGCGAAGCCAGGTGCCTCAAAGAGAAACAACGTTTACTCCCTctcttacatgctgaccaaaccgcACGCGTGCATGCGTCCGCGATCTCTGAACCAATTagattaatttggggacaggttgaaaagcattaaacatttatggaaacttagatagcttgctgttgctagccaATTTGTCCTggtatataaacattgggttgttattttacctgaaatgcacaaggtcctctactctgacaattaatccaccgATAAAAGGGTAAACCGAATTTGTTTCTCGTCAAAAAAAATAGTTTGTTGATGAGTATTTTTCTTGATATTTATTGTTGACGAAATGAACACGGGATAGGAGTTTGTTCTACCACCAATTTGACCCGTTGACAGTGGATATGTTTTGGTTGAGTATTCCATGTTAATAGGGAAACATTGTTTAAAGGGGGGTTTGAGTTTGATCACTTCTATAATGACAATGTATACAGTATCTCTTCACAGGATTCTGCTGTGCTGAAGAATCATTTCAAGAATTATGTACAAATTATACAGCTATTACATTTCGTGGATGGTGAAGGGACTACTGACCTCACTTATTAATTATTTGGTAACATGTcactgtatttttatttttttattttattttatttaacctttatttaactaggcaagtcagttaagaacaaattcttatttacaatgatggcctacaccggccaaacccggacgaaccTGGGTCAATTGTGAGAAATATATCCACTGTCAACAGGGGTTAAATCAGTGGTAGAACAAACTCAATATATGACAACAGGATGaacagtcatttaaaaaaaataattatatctGGTTTTATAACATCTCATGCTGTGAATCATGATTAATTAAAACTACTTAAGACAGCTTATAACAAATGTTATAATGTGCTTTATAAACTAGGTAGTTTGGCTCCTggatgatgattggctgaaaacTGTGGTTTATcagacattataaactgggtggtttgagtcctgaatgctgattggttgaaagtCATGGTATATCAGATCGtgtaccatgggtatgacaaaacatgtattttaacttctctaattatgttggtaaccagtttataatagcaataaggcacctctggggtttgtgatatgTGGCCAACATACCAGAACAGCCCTTattcgtggtatattggccatataccacaccccctcaggccttattgcttaaatataccatgggtatgacacaAAACTACTTGTTTACTcttctaattaagttggtaaccagttcataGCAGCAATAAGGCACTCCATGTTGcgttgtgcgtaagaacagcccttagccatggtatattggccatataccacaccccctctggccttaatATAGCTGTTATAAGGCTTTATGAATGCATGCATAAGGACACCtacagtaaagtgttaccaactATTTTACAGCACAACAATTTACACATATCACAGGATACAAAGACAATGTCAGTTTCATTAAGCACAAATGAATTTACCCATACTCAGCCCCACATGGTCCCAGCTGAGTATGAAAGATGGGTATTGTTTGTTGAGAAGTGTTTATGCTTATGACACAACGCCACTTCCTGATTCTGTGTGTACTCTGAACCTGTAGAGGGTGTGGTGTTGGACAGAGGTCAGGAAGAGATTGTCTGTCCAATCAGAGGCAATCTTTACTGCCATTGACGGCAAGTTTTACAGTATGTCTGGAATTTAACCCTCTACAATCCATTGTACCTTAGTCTGCAGTTCAAGACCTCTCAGTAGTTGACCTCTCCATTCAAAACACTATTATCATACTCATTGCCCTAACTAAAGTGAAAAAgacaatataaaaaaaaatattaataataaataaataatagttGGGCACACAATGTAAACATAGATTATACCTGGTATGGACACCAGTTTCTGGAGCTCCTTCTTGAGGCGAGTGATTTCCTTACACAGCTGAATGTCATCCATCCTAAAGACATAAACATGTAATTATTTAAAACCCCTGCATTACTCAGAATGATTCAGCAAATGGTCCAATCGaagtttacatgtatttattaaaatgttttgtcatttagtagacgctcttatccagagcgacttacagtagtgagtgtataCATTTTTGATACCAGTAACCCAGTATCACAGCATCACAGAGCCTAGAGACATCCATTACTGTCAGCTAACTGAGAGGCTCACCTCCTCGACCTTTCTACTTGTCAGGTAGGATGAACAGGGATGGCGGTGGGCAAGGTGCAGAATCCCTCCCATGTGGCATCCCAAGCTCCAGAGAACAGCCACTAGACTCAACAGGATTCATCACACTTGGACTGTAATGTTGAACTCTAAAATCATTCCATGAGTTAGAGTTCTTTCAGGTGTGACATAAGACTTCTCTGGTATTCTCTACAGCGCCACATCCAATACCATTACTGTCTCTGAGCAGCCAGCCTCACATCTTCGATGTTATTTAACGTCAATGGtagaaagcccccccccccccccgctcagcCTGTACTCagctgcctttctctctcccaccacaTTGTACTGAACCCACTGGCACAGCTTTAAACAGAATGCCTGACTTATTAGATATTTCAGATTCTAAACAGTGTCATCAAAGGCTAAAAACAAGATCCATATATTAAATAAACACTGCTGGGCTTCCATACATTGCCTGTGCCAAAACCTCC
This genomic stretch from Oncorhynchus clarkii lewisi isolate Uvic-CL-2024 chromosome 13, UVic_Ocla_1.0, whole genome shotgun sequence harbors:
- the LOC139423818 gene encoding bMERB domain-containing protein 1-like, with the translated sequence MEKENKHGSSHQYGSLECTKWNTDNSKTEEDIVSMADSTITIDDIEGELFKIDRIRDVLVRRESELRYMMDDIQLCKEITRLKKELQKLVSIPDNDKSNEDRQKEEDLLQQIHKLVETRDFLVDDVEFERLREREEDKEMADFLQSKFPRNSKKKGQIPARRLTSRAQQTSSPFTKTGLSLLKECCGFTCSIM